The region aacacattttaatttacacaGACCATTATCGAAAACTCATTCTCACTGTGGTAGTAAAGCATCAAAATATATAGAATACATTCCGTGGATTTTTGGTGTtttacaaatggaaaaaaaattggaaatatatgtaaaaaaatcCTACAAAGAAAACAATTCTTTTAGTCTGTATAGGTAACATCCCCTCTGTCGTGGTATGCATGTACCATATGTACTACATTACACATCTGTGGATTTCACCCAAATTGTACTTCCATATTCTTTGTCATGTTCTATCTTGCAGTCGTGAAACCAGGCAACAGTTCAATATCTAACAGCATCCATATGGTCCACCTCATTCTGGATTTGAGTCTGGTTTGCGAGGCACCAACCCCTCAGTCTGTTAATGTAAAACTCTTTACCCCTCCGATACTGTCCTCCTGCTGCCAGGCAACCACACTGATAGCTTGGCTCAAAGAATTGATAAGGGAGGTCAGGCCGATGAGGTAGCCGTCCTCCCTGTTGCCCTCAGCCCATGGGACATTGTGTTGGAGCTTGCTGGTGTCAGGCACAGGGGTAGTTTTCCCAAAGTCTATCATCCACACACTGGCCTTGCTGGTGTTGTCATGGACAAAGAGCAGCGAACTGCCAATCACCTGATGAGGTCAAACATATGTATATGTAGAGTCATTGTGCAACAAGGATGAATTTGATTGAGGTGAACATAAATTCATCAGTAAAAAGATCTGTTTCTTGAATATAGTCTGATGAACTATTTAAAGGTCCATCTTTTGTAGCATTAGCTGACAGTCAAATCCATGTTGTTAAATTCAGACAGAACTATTTCAACCAGTCACACCGTTAACAAGAAACAGGGATGATTTGTCTCCTTAGACCAACCTCATGGTTTCTGAAAAATGGTGAGTTTGTGAGTGCATCATTCAGAGCCAGGAGTCTGGAGTAATACGCTTTCTAGAGACAAGATAGACAGGACTGACTGAAACTCTTTAAGTTGAGGAAGAACAATATTAGAAATTACgcaggtaaaagaaaaaaatgaaaaagttatttaaattttcTATTGTTAATAGCTGAATAGGCTTTTTTACCACGATTAAACCCTTTATGATAAATACTGTTTTCACACATGTTAAGCATTACTTTGTCATTTCAGTGGTTTCATGAACATCATACTAGCACTGCTCCCACAACAGTACACAACATCGAAACTGAACAAAAGctgactttcattttgtttcagattttggAGGAATGGTTTGTTTGATTCCTTCTCTTTTCATTAATATCATTAATACCATTTTAAAGGAGATAATCAGACTATCATCTCTTAAATGCTAAAATGGAAGAAGACAATCAAAAACTTTTGCACATATTAGTATGAGTAGGGAGAGATTCATCTTTGTATGCTGCTTAATGTACCAAGTGTTTTGAAGATAGGAACTGACCAGAATGTGAACTTGACTCTTGGTAAAGAAGAGCAATGCCTCTGTGGCTTGAGCCAAAGTCCGAATATTTCTGAAGTCCCGCTGGACACTACCATCCTCTGTCTGAgtcatgcacacagaaacagatcagCGCAAACATTTGAAATCTTCCAGGGAATGAAAGAGGTCAGATAAACAGGCCATTTTGGGTAACATGAGTTTTGAAGTGATTTACTGGCCATTGCTCTTACCATGATGCCTTCTATCCTGAAGCCCAGTGTGGACGTAGAACTGTTTGCATCCCTCCACTGAAGGTAGCGCAACTTGGTAACACCTCTCTGTGCGTGTTCCTCCGCTGACAGAGCCATTGGTTCTATTTTCAACATCTTCTGGTACATGTCACTCCGCAGGGTGGCTTTGGTCCGAGCTTTgaccagctcctcctcctggtaTGTTCTAAAAAGAAGACTTCTGCATCATATATTGCgtaaaaaacaaactgatgcatACAAAACCCACCATTTGTCCTGCTAGTCTGTTCCTATTCGTTCTGGGTGAGTCTGGAATTCCTCTATTGTTTAAGCAGCCATATTAGATAGATGCAGGAAACGCTAATCAAAACTtgtcaagctgaaataataaTTAGGGAGGGCTCATGGGAAAGAAGACTTTACtcagaaaaacagaattttGAACTTTTTGAACTTTCCAAATTCCACCTGAACTGTAATATTGAtcaaaaactgcaaaacaaaaagctacTAAATGATCcttcagtgtgatttttttttttattattttgattatgAGGCATGAGAGGAGAAATGGTTTAATCAGAATCAATATGTAAATATTCATATAAATATCAGGCGCTTCATTCCCAGTCCCTACGATCAGAGGTGGACTCGTCATCAGAGTGGAAATTGCTGTCCAACTAACCTGATTCCCATTTTGCAGTCCATGATGACTGGTTTCCTCAGGCCGCTCAGCAGATCCTCCAGACAGATGTAACAATGCTCCCCTCTGGTGACCTTGCCGTGGTACTCCGGAACAAAAGGTCTTAGTGGATCCCTCATTAGGTAGTCCAGACAGTTTGCCTCCACAACACTGTACAGTTTTAGcacctctcctccctcactcAGCTGGAAGTTACCTGTTGACACCAGCGACGAAAGTCACAATCTGACTATGGTCTTATTTCAGGGCCAGTCTTCCAATTAAGCTGTGAAAACTGTAGGAATAATTTATCAATCTCAATGCAGCAGCGATGTGTTTTCCATCACTGCCAGAGAGAAGTCAGTACAAACTACGAATTCAGTCTTCActgtattgaaaataaaaaggtgacAGGCCCTCACATAGGCATCCTTGACCGATTAAAGCCTGCTAGAAAACCCACTGAAAAAAGAGCTCGCAGTCATCAgtaacatacaaaaacacactcagcaGTGAAGGTACAGCTGATCTGTCCCCTCATATATGTGCACTTAGTTCACCAAAATCTGAAGAAACACATGGATGAAGATATGAATGTGGCAGGCTGTTTGGAGGCCAGATTACGACCGATTGGTTTCTGTTGCATTTATGTTTAGGATAAACTGTAACACACATGCCTTGATGTCCAGCCAGCTGCACCCAAGAGCTCTGCCGCCGCAGGGACCAGTGCATCATGGTCAGGTAGGTTTTCCAGGTgcgacactgacacacaaaagaCAAGCAGATTTTGTCGTTGCCTTCATCCAAAGTGAATGatgagaaataaacagaaggtttatttatttgttggttCCTGTCCAATACAGTTTGGTCTGAAGTTACGTATGCTCAACATTCAtccagtatttattttattaaattcagTGCAGGGTATTCAGCTATGGCTCAACCGAGCCCTTGTTAGAATGAGAAGAAGCCACATATTCATCTTTTGGCTTGCTTTGTTTCTCCTTTGTAGATTTTGTTTGATGAAATCTGCATATCACAAAGACCTTTCACATTCTAAGGGTGACCTTTGACGGGGCTCAGAACATGTCAGAACATTTGTTTACAAACAATCCATGACTCACAGTTAAGTCAGCTATTTTGTTTATACACAAAACAGCTGCCATGCTAGATGCATGTTAttgacaaagcaaaaaaaaaaaccaaaaaacagacaaacaaaaacaaatgtgtgaggATAAAGTACACTTCAGCATGTT is a window of Echeneis naucrates chromosome 10, fEcheNa1.1, whole genome shotgun sequence DNA encoding:
- the LOC115050413 gene encoding inositol-trisphosphate 3-kinase B-like yields the protein MDAKMDTTADNAEGMKTELENKKIMHNDFSAKLSDETHQHLAINEGPSSSCRKVLVRSRPRLQLAKSFPPYNQCIGGLGDNTEPDNELISETDIADPVAHQPPVRLNEVKHEDKNQIIQGTERKGDAEETTKCARDEVRAKWRARRRERMGGSCEANTDTCGIRWSGKRRVEETGGENKHDGEGSEWKQWRSKNSSFETDRNEEGVEEEKRSILAGERENEGSGGTFEGKDEENEELRGASSTKQWSSPHPILSKLLHSSSSTSSCSSINLSSAESDDVFSEAEDADRKRKTFRKCRTWKTYLTMMHWSLRRQSSWVQLAGHQGNFQLSEGGEVLKLYSVVEANCLDYLMRDPLRPFVPEYHGKVTRGEHCYICLEDLLSGLRKPVIMDCKMGIRTYQEEELVKARTKATLRSDMYQKMLKIEPMALSAEEHAQRGVTKLRYLQWRDANSSTSTLGFRIEGIMTEDGSVQRDFRNIRTLAQATEALLFFTKSQVHILKAYYSRLLALNDALTNSPFFRNHEVIGSSLLFVHDNTSKASVWMIDFGKTTPVPDTSKLQHNVPWAEGNREDGYLIGLTSLINSLSQAISVVAWQQEDSIGGVKSFTLTD